A genomic region of Arcobacter sp. LA11 contains the following coding sequences:
- a CDS encoding urease accessory protein UreD, whose product MSISFDFKNNIFSLNRLNLPSRYYYFNDSENYIKLLSIGEGIFPKDRLKTNIELVDSSCIVTTESATKVYPSKKEFGINYININLLNSNFEFLNDELILYKDSKLLQILRVKADENSTFFYSDILTQGRSYEHFDFDSMLVRNKFYIKKELEYFENFEVEGSELKNYIKRHKNKNYIYLKIYIKTKQNGHFLNTLHKAGFDSFCYTKNKEMIIGSISSENMITIKKKQKELWSLYRKELEKKEFNLGKQ is encoded by the coding sequence ATGAGTATATCTTTTGATTTTAAAAACAATATCTTTTCATTAAATAGGCTAAATCTTCCTAGTCGTTACTACTATTTTAACGACAGTGAAAACTATATAAAACTTTTAAGTATAGGTGAGGGAATTTTTCCTAAAGATAGGCTAAAAACTAATATTGAATTAGTAGATTCATCTTGTATTGTAACGACTGAATCTGCAACAAAAGTCTATCCTTCAAAAAAAGAGTTTGGAATAAACTATATAAATATAAATCTTTTAAATTCAAACTTCGAGTTTTTAAATGATGAACTTATTTTATATAAGGATTCAAAACTTTTACAAATACTAAGAGTAAAAGCAGATGAAAACTCAACTTTTTTTTATAGTGATATTTTGACACAAGGAAGATCTTATGAGCATTTTGATTTTGATTCTATGCTTGTAAGAAATAAATTTTATATAAAAAAAGAGTTGGAATATTTTGAAAACTTTGAAGTTGAGGGTTCTGAGCTTAAAAACTATATTAAAAGACATAAGAATAAAAACTATATTTATTTGAAAATCTATATAAAAACTAAACAAAATGGTCATTTTTTAAACACCCTGCATAAAGCCGGATTTGACTCATTTTGTTATACTAAAAATAAAGAGATGATAATAGGTTCTATTAGTTCAGAGAATATGATAACAATCAAAAAAAAGCAAAAAGAACTTTGGAGTCTTTATAGAAAAGAACTAGAAAAAAAAGAGTTCAATCTAGGAAAACAATAA
- the urtE gene encoding urea ABC transporter ATP-binding subunit UrtE, translating to MIEVKNINQFYGQSHTLWDLSLEIKTARCTCLMGRNGVGKTTLTKAIMGLVPIKDGEIIFEENDISKLGSEKRASLGIGYVPQGREIFSQLTVRENLEIGLLGNRNGLKHVPDKIYELFPVLKEMLKRKGGDLSGGQQQQLAIARALCLEPKILILDEPSEGIQPNIVQQIGKVIDYLTKEEKITVILVEQKLPFARKHGDDFFLIERGRVVANGEIEELNDEIVEQYLSV from the coding sequence ATGATAGAGGTAAAGAATATAAACCAATTTTATGGTCAAAGTCATACTCTTTGGGATTTGAGTTTAGAGATTAAGACTGCAAGATGTACTTGTCTTATGGGAAGAAATGGTGTTGGTAAAACAACATTAACAAAGGCAATTATGGGATTAGTTCCTATTAAAGATGGTGAAATTATATTTGAAGAAAATGATATTTCTAAACTAGGAAGTGAGAAAAGAGCCTCTCTTGGTATTGGGTATGTTCCACAAGGAAGAGAGATATTTTCACAACTTACAGTAAGAGAAAATCTTGAGATAGGATTACTCGGAAATAGAAATGGTCTAAAGCATGTACCTGATAAGATATATGAATTGTTTCCAGTTTTAAAAGAGATGTTAAAAAGAAAAGGTGGTGACCTCTCAGGTGGTCAGCAACAGCAGTTGGCTATTGCTAGAGCTTTGTGTTTAGAACCAAAGATATTGATACTTGATGAGCCATCTGAAGGGATTCAGCCAAACATCGTACAACAAATTGGAAAGGTAATAGACTATCTTACTAAAGAGGAGAAAATTACTGTAATACTAGTTGAACAAAAGTTACCATTTGCAAGAAAACATGGAGATGACTTTTTCTTAATTGAAAGAGGAAGAGTTGTAGCAAATGGAGAAATTGAAGAACTAAATGATGAAATAGTAGAACAGTATTTATCAGTATAA
- the urtD gene encoding urea ABC transporter ATP-binding protein UrtD, whose translation MLLLKHENEENIGELKRGDRILYLDDVTVSFDGFKALNSLSLHIEYEELRCIIGANGAGKSTMMDVITGKTRPDHGHVVFGQAVDLLQMDEPSIAEVGIGRKFQKPTVFEGHSVFENLELAMKDDKRFFKTLFAKMSVEQKDKIEQTMNLIGLKDFYKTEAGILSHGQKQWLEIGMLLMQDPKLLLVDEPVAGMTPGEVEKTGQILTDLSKNHSVVVVEHDMEFIRSIAKKVTVLHEGSVLAEGSMKDVQENEKVRKVYLGE comes from the coding sequence ATGTTACTGCTTAAACATGAAAATGAAGAGAATATTGGTGAACTAAAACGTGGTGATAGAATCCTTTATCTTGATGATGTAACAGTTAGTTTTGATGGGTTTAAAGCTTTAAATTCTTTGTCTTTACATATTGAATATGAAGAATTAAGATGTATCATTGGTGCAAATGGTGCAGGAAAATCAACTATGATGGATGTAATTACAGGTAAAACTAGACCAGACCATGGACATGTTGTATTTGGTCAAGCTGTTGATTTACTTCAAATGGATGAACCAAGTATTGCTGAAGTTGGAATTGGAAGAAAATTTCAAAAACCTACTGTATTTGAAGGTCATAGTGTATTTGAAAACTTAGAACTAGCAATGAAAGATGATAAAAGATTTTTTAAAACACTATTTGCAAAAATGAGTGTTGAGCAAAAAGATAAAATTGAACAAACTATGAATCTAATTGGATTAAAAGATTTTTATAAAACAGAAGCTGGAATTTTATCTCATGGTCAAAAACAGTGGTTAGAAATTGGAATGCTTTTAATGCAAGACCCTAAACTACTATTAGTAGATGAGCCAGTTGCTGGAATGACGCCAGGTGAAGTTGAAAAAACAGGTCAAATTTTGACAGACCTCTCAAAAAATCATTCTGTTGTAGTAGTTGAACATGATATGGAATTTATTAGAAGTATTGCAAAAAAGGTAACCGTTTTACATGAAGGTTCAGTTTTAGCAGAAGGTTCTATGAAAGATGTTCAAGAGAATGAAAAAGTAAGAAAAGTGTACTTAGGTGAATAA
- a CDS encoding urease subunit beta, whose translation MFLTNREQEKLMIYTASKLALERKERGLKLNFPEAVSVISSFILEGARDGRSVSELMVSATKVLKADDVMPGVASMMHMVQTEATFDDGTKLVTVHNPIALSSDDNIPGEYFIDEGEVELNVGNESITVEIENIGDRPIQVGSHYHFFETNAFLEFDRKKAYGKRLNIASGTSVRFEPGSKKEIELVDFKGKRYIAGFNGLVNGYLDEEETKEKAMQNLEIFLGSRS comes from the coding sequence ATGTTTTTAACAAATCGTGAGCAAGAAAAATTGATGATTTATACTGCTTCAAAACTTGCCTTAGAGCGGAAAGAGAGAGGTTTAAAACTTAACTTCCCAGAAGCTGTTTCTGTTATTAGTTCATTTATACTTGAGGGTGCTAGAGATGGTAGAAGTGTTAGTGAACTTATGGTTAGTGCCACAAAAGTTTTAAAAGCTGATGATGTTATGCCTGGTGTTGCATCTATGATGCATATGGTTCAAACAGAGGCTACTTTTGATGATGGAACAAAACTTGTAACTGTTCATAATCCAATTGCTCTAAGTTCTGATGATAATATTCCAGGAGAATACTTTATTGATGAAGGTGAGGTAGAATTAAACGTAGGAAATGAAAGTATCACTGTAGAAATTGAAAATATAGGAGATAGACCAATACAAGTAGGTTCTCACTATCACTTTTTTGAAACAAATGCTTTTTTAGAGTTTGATAGAAAAAAAGCTTATGGAAAAAGATTAAATATAGCATCTGGAACTTCTGTAAGATTTGAGCCAGGTAGTAAAAAAGAGATTGAACTTGTAGATTTTAAAGGTAAAAGATATATTGCTGGATTTAATGGTTTAGTAAATGGATATTTAGATGAAGAAGAAACAAAAGAAAAAGCCATGCAGAATCTAGAAATTTTTTTAGGGAGTAGGTCATGA